Within Vicia villosa cultivar HV-30 ecotype Madison, WI linkage group LG1, Vvil1.0, whole genome shotgun sequence, the genomic segment tatttttattttcaattaaaattctctaagatatatatatatatatatatatatatatatatatatatatatatatatatatatatatatatatatatatatatatatatatatatatatatatatatattcaagactaaaaaaaatactaaaaaataagataaactttaaaataataagaagtataaatttttttaataattttatttgtatttaaattatattcaattaaaattatatcatctattgtttctaaaaaatattagttcttacaaaattaatataatttataaaaaaaattaacgtttattctttcatttaaattttttataacaaTATAACAAGTCtttctttttaaaacaaaacatgctaccaaatatttttaaaaaaatttaatcattgCAATGGAAATTAATAAgtaaaaatttaacaataattatatagaacaATGGAAATTAAATTGACCGCTTTATAACAATTTATTTAcctaaataaattatgaaaacaaTATAATTCTATAAACTGTGAGATATATACAATGTTAGATAAGctttgtttaaatttaattacaatcggtatatataatttaaaaaattaaacttttaaatCATATACTTTAATTAAATTGTGATTAAAATATTTGGTAgcatgttttgttttaaaaataaagactttttatATTGTTATAAAAATGTTAAATGAAAGAATTAAACGttaaatttttcttataaattatatgagaactgatatcttttatgagaaatgagaactattgaTATCAGTcattagatttaattaacgtttaagatttattGATTCTATATTAAGAGCACCTTActgaatttttatcaattatgatcaatatttaaaaattccataaataaagtatctttttaaaagaatatttctatttctttaattattaaaatattatcaaaataagagAATCCTTTTCTGAATTATTACACTTAATATTTTAATgtgatcataatttttttttttactaatgtgCTATTATTTGATCAAATAAGATTAGAACATTggtgataaatatattttaatcttatgcttgaataaataatattttaatcatatttatcaCTTATAAGATTTATTAATTCCATACAAATAGCATATTATTGTCTTTTTATCTAGTATGCTCAGTatttaaatttttcataaaaaatattattctcgattttttttacttgttttaattattaaaattttaacacaagtataatttattttaaatggtgATGAtagttgaaattttaaaaaaagaaaaattaccaaGCTTGCAAgttaataattcaaccaaatttaTATATATCTAATAATTTTACATTCTTAAaacttttaatcaaattaaaatatatctgataaatcaaaattaatctattttgaaaattatatttttaaaaaaaatcttatatatatatatatatatatatatatatatatatatatatatatatatatatatatatatatatatatatatatatatatatatatatatatatatatataaaagatttttttaaaaaataaaatttcaaaatagattaattttaaaataatttttaatataaaattagttATATAACTATACATTGGTTTTAAACCGGTTTATATATACAAATTGGTTTTAAACCAGTTTAAATATACAAACTggtttaaaccaatttataactGAATTAAAACTGTTTTAACAATTAACTGAATTGTTATTAATGTGGTTATtaaaaactgaactgaaccatttaTATGGTTCGATTCAGTGCagttcatgaaccatgaacacccctacttTGTATAGGCTTTCCATTCTTAGCTTACAAGTAAATAACCTTACATATTAAGTAAACTACTATTCTATATGGCGGTTCATTTGCCTTTTGGTCCAATTGCCTATTCTCTTAATGGCTAAGAATTAGCACACCTCATGCTATATAACTTAGTGACTAAGAACATATTTTAATATCTTAACTAGAGTTTTCTAGTCTCTCTTTCCAACCAAAATCTAGAATACTCTTTTAAAATcttgatttaattctaacattgCCTCCCTTAAATCAAGCTTTCAATTTTATCATTCCAAGCATTTTCTTCAATTTGTAAAATAGCTCAATCTTCAGAGGTTTCGTAAATATGTCTGCAATTTGTTCTTCAGTGGGACAGTACTCGATCACCACTTCTTTCTCAGCTATCAACTCTCTTATCTTATGAAACCGAATATCAATATGCTTGGACCGTCCATGGAAAACTGGATTCTTACTCAGTGCAATTGCCGACTTGTTATCGCAATATATCTTTGTAGGACTTTTTTGTTTCTGATGTATCACTTCTAAAATTCTTCTTATCCATACTGTTTGAGTAGCACAACTGGTTGCtgcaatatattctgcttcagcagtAGAAAGTGCAACAACTAGTTGTTTCTTCGAAGACCATGAAATTGCACCTGTGCCCAAATGAAATGCGTACCCTGACGTGCTTTTCCTTGTTTCTATATCTCCAGCCCAATCACTATCTGTGTATCCAACAAGTTTCACATCATTATTACTAGCATAAAATATACCTTCGGTAAGAGTACCTTTGATATAACGAAGAATCCTCTTTGCTCCTTGTAAATGGCTAAGACATGGTTCTTCCATAAATCTGCTGAGCAATCCAACTCCATATACTATATCTGGTCTTGTTGCAGTCAGATATCTCAGACTTCCAATCAAACTTTTATATTGGGTTGAGTCTACCCTCTTTCCATCATTTTCTCTTGTTAGCTTCAACTTTTCTTCAACGGGTGCGTAAACTGGCTTTGAATGCTCcatcttgaacttcttcaaaatatCACTTGCATACTTCTTTTGAGATATGAAAATTCCATCATCTTGTTGGACGACCTCAATGCCAAGGAAATAGGACATTAGGCCCAAATCTGTCATTTCAAAATGTTGAATCATAGCCTCCTTGAATTTTGTAATCATCTCTGAATTATTTCCAGTGAAAAtcaagtcatcaacatataggCACACAATAAGGACATCTCCAGGATCAATGTATTTGATATATAATGTGTGCTCGTGAGGACATCTCTGAAAACCATTCTTCACAAAATAAGAATCAATCTTGTTATACCAAGCTCTTGGCGCCTGCTTCAAACCATATAATGCTTTCTTCAATCTATAGACTTTATCCTCCTTTCCTTTGACCAAATATCCTGCAGGCTGCTcaacatacacttcttcttccagaTTTCCATTAAGAAATGCagacttaacatccatttgatgtatTTTCCAACTATTTTGAGCTGATATTGAAATAAGCATTCTAATTGTATCTAACCTTGCAACAGGAGCAAATACCTCAAAATAATCAATACCTGGTTTTTGCTTGTATCCTTTTGCCACCAACCTTGCTTTATAGCGATCAATCTCACCACTGGGTTTGTACTTTGTCTTGTACACCCACTTTACTCCTATAGCTTTCTTGTCTGCTGGTAACTCTGTCAGCTCCCATGTTTGATTCTTCTCTATTGAATTGATTTCTTCATTCATGGCTTTTCTCCAATTTTCATCATCAACTGCTTCTTCAAAAGTAAATGCCTCACAATCTGCAAATAAAGCAAAGTTGATAATCTCCTCATCAGATGGGTCATTATCATTGCCCAAAACACAATCTTGCAGTCTGGCTGGTAATCTACGCGGCCTTTGTTGTCTGTTGGAGGTTTCTGGCTCATCAAGCGTTGTTTGTTGTCTATTGGATGTCTCTGGCTCATCAGGTGTCAGATTATATTCATTCATCTCTTCGTAATCATTTGAGGTCACTATTGGATCTTTTTGTGACTTTGAGGACCAATCCCACATTCCTCCTTCATCGAAAGTCACATCTCGACTAATAATCACCTTCTTTGTCTCTGGATTGTAAAGCTTATAGGCCTTTGAGTTTGAACTATAACCAACAAAGATGCATCTTTCTCCTTTGTCatctaacttctttctcaattGATCTGGTACATGAGCATATCCAATACATCCAAAAACTCTAAAGTGTCGGATTGATGGTCTTCTTCCACTCCAAGCTTCTTCGGGAGTCTTTTGTTGAACACTTTTTGTTGGACATCTGTTTAAAATATAAACTGTGGTAGCAacagcttctgcccaaaattACTTAGGCATTTGTTTAGCCTTCAACATGCATCTCACCATATCCATGAttgttctattctttctttcagcaACTCCATTCTGTTGAGGTGTGTACCTTGTTGTTAAttgatgctcaattccatgttgctCAAAGAAACTTGTACCAACGAGGTACTCTTGGCCTCTATCTGTTCTCAATGCTTTGATTCTACAACCACTTTGTTTTTCTACAAATGCCTTGAATGTCTTGAAGGCATCACATGCTTCTgatttttgtttcaagaaatacACCCAAGTCTTTctactaaaatcatcaataaaagtaatAAAGTACTTACAGCCACCAGGTGTTGGTATTTCCACTGAACACAAATCTGAATGAATTATCTCCAGTAGCTTCtttgctcgccaagacattccaGTTGGAAATGAATCTCTATGCTTCTTGCCAATCTGACAAGTCTCACATACTCCATTTGGAATATTCACAACAGGCAATCCAGAAACATATTCTTTTCTCGACAGGTAATTCAAGCCAGAAAAATGAAAGTGACCAAATCTCATGTGCCATAACCAATCATCATTTGGAATGATAGAACTCAAGCAAGGAAATTTTTCATGTTGAATTTTCAAAGGAAATAAGCGGTTTGGTGTCATTCTTATCTTTGTGATGAATCTGCCATTTCTATCGATTAACGTGCAAAAACcattgtgaatctgcatgttataACCTTTCTCCGACAGTTGTCCCATACTCAGGAGATTATGATGAAGACCAGGAGCATAGAAAACATCACCAATAAAGTTTTGAGTTCCATCTTTCAACCTGATAGCAATTCGGCCTTTTCCCAAAATTggaatttttgaattgtttccaaACTTCACGGTAGATTTTACCGTTTCGTTTAGAGAAGAAAATAATTCCTTTTTCCCACACATGTGATTACTACATCCAATATCCAGATACCAAATATCCTCTTCCTCAGAAAATGTATTACTGGCCAAAAATAAATTTTGTGGATTTTCAAAATACTCACTTGTATTTTGATACGAACTTTCTGCCACATTTGCCTGATGTTTGTATCTGCAATCAGATGCTTTGTGTCCAAACTTTCCACAGTGATAACAACTATAATTCGTCCTTTCTTGGTTGTAGATACCTCTTCCTCGACCACGATTGTTGAATCCAAAATTGTTTCCTCGACCACGATTGTTGTATCCAAAATGATTTCCACCTCTTCCTTGATTGGACGGAGTGAAATTATTGTCTCTCCATTGGTTAAAGTTGCCACGTCCTCTTCCTCCATAATTTCCTCGGCCTCTGCCTCTATAATTTCCTCTTcctctgttgaaagtattttgaccTCTTTCTTCTACAATATAACTTGACTCAGAAGTGTTGTTGAAATTCACCTGACTCTTTAGAGCTTCTTCTTTTACCACTTTTTCGGTATTTTCTAATATTCTGTTGACATGACTTTCAATGCTTCCCTGTAATTCTGCTACAGACAGAGTATCTGTATCGTGGGACTCAATTATTGTAGTCACCACATGGTCAAACTTCATCGGCATCATACGTAGAATTTTTTCTACCACTTTGCTATCTAGAATATCTTCTCCATATACTCGCATCTTGTTGACGAGATTTATAACACGAGAAAAATATTGTTCTACTGTTTCTGAATTAGACATTTCGTACCTTTCGTATTCTCTACGCAGCGATTGTAATTTGGACTTCTGAGCTTTCTCTACTCCTTTATGTGACAACTTCAATATGTCCCACGCTTCTTTAGCAGTTTTGGCATTTGCTATTTTGCCAAATATTGAGTAATCAATTCCTTGATGAATTTGTGAAAGTGCCAACTGGTCCCTTCTACGAGCAACTTCATCAGCTCCTTCTTGTAAACCAGGATCTACAAAGCTCCAAACATTGTGAGCTTTTAAATGTGTTGTCATCAACAATTCCCAGTAACTGAAATCTAACTCTGCGGTTAATTTTGGACCAGACCAGACAAAATTGTAAtttgccatatctctcaaaaaatACTCACAATAATTTTTGACACAATGAAAACTCTTTTGTTCCTCACacactcaaaaatatttttttttttacactcaCACTAGCAGGAcctaacctgctctgataccaatttgatATCAAATGGGACTTATGTAAAAGTCACACACACTTCTAATAGAGAAAAAAACAAGAGGAAGTAGTATTTAACTCTTCTTAATATTTCTTTTGAAACTGATATATTTTACAACCATAACATCCATGCCTTTATATAGGCTTTCCATTCTTAGCTTACAAGTAAATAACCTTACATATTAAGTAAACTACTATTCTATATGGCGGTTCATTTGCCTTTTGGTCCAATTGCCTATTCTCTTAATGGCTAAGAATTAGCACACCTCATGCTATATAACTTAGTGACTAAGAACATATTTTAATATCTTGACTAGAGTTTTCTAGTCTCTCTTTCCAACCAAAATCTAGAATACTCTTTTAAAATCTTGATTTAATTCTAACACTTTTCTGGTAaaataacatttgaaattatccTCTTTTTATGCAAAATATCATTTGAACCACAAATATTAATCGATACAATCTTGCGGTGGACACTAAGAGCAAATAGTAAACCCTTAATAAAATATTACATCCATAAATAAAGGTTCCAATATATCGATATAAGTCCAATTTTTTTACCTCTTCTAATGAATGCAAAATCATCACTgccggctttggctaatatgcataaggatttacttatgcaccatgcataagcctacataagtcattAGATCATATTTTTAATCCAATATTAGGTATTGAGTAATGAGTATTGAGTGgtaagtattgagtattgagtaataacaattgatgtctaaaaTTTGATCCAAGAGTCCATAATaatttatgcatggtgcatagatttttatctatgcacggtaactgcatcCACCACTGCCGTAGCGGTATGGCGGCAACTACATAATCATTTGGACTTTTATAGGATCAGCAGACAAAGTAACCTTGTAAACTTCATAGAGGGGTGGGAGAATAATGTGAGGTATATCTTTAAAAGGATTCATTAGTGTTATGATAGACATAAAATCGTCTACCAATGCAACCCAACCATGGCTAGAACCACGAAATCGATGTTTAGGCTTAATAAGACCGAGTTGAAATTGAAAAGGGTACAATCTTTTGTTTGGAATTCCGAACAATCCATTTTTCTTAGTGAAAGAAGCATCTTGTAAGCATAATGATTTTGTTGGTACCATGAGCATGGGTAttgtgttgatcttgaattgatgattttGAAGGTTGAGCTTTGCAATGAATTGCCAATTTTTGCAAACAGCACTAAACCATAGATGATCAATTTTTTCTTCTAACTTGTCAAGAACCAAACTCAGAGGTAGTGCTTGTAAATTTGCCCAATCTGGCTCCATGATGCTGAATGAAAAagaattgaaaataaatattataattatgtaAACCACTACTCAAACAACAATTTTGTGAAAACAGTTCGATTAATATAGTTATATAAGATTTGAGTTATACTTATCCCTAAAAAAGTTCATATTTAAATTTTCCTTAACAAACTCATGTTTAAATCCAAAGTATGAAAatcttattaattaataaattatatttatataagatTTGTTGAACATCTTATAGAGtttaatttggattttttttaatttatttataatattaatttgaaattttttctaaagctttttattaaattttttttgttactatttttctGTTATTATTCATGAAAATTGAAAACAAATCCGGCCGATGTTATATTTACAGAAACATTCAATTCAaactaaaatttttaattaattttctttcACAGTTATTTATTCTTTTCATAAGTCACGTTATTACGATCTCAGATTTAAAATTTCAGGTCTTTTATGTAACCGTGAAGTAGTAGTACACTTAGCTTTcacatttattttgattttttgatttatataattatttattttttatatttaacataaatatatttttaagaaattatatATTGATTTAATCTTATATActactaattttatttaatttattaatcactTATAAGCTAATTTTGGGAAGAATTAATTTATTGAATATAAttctttttcttatattttattcCCCAACTATTAAGATTGAATATTGACAGACTTAATATTAACTTTCAT encodes:
- the LOC131647022 gene encoding uncharacterized protein LOC131647022; amino-acid sequence: MEPDWANLQALPLSLVLDKLEEKIDHLWFSAVCKNWQFIAKLNLQNHQFKINTIPMLMVPTKSLCLQDASFTKKNGLFGIPNKRLYPFQFQLGLIKPKHRFRGSSHGWVALVDDFMSIITLMNPFKDIPHIILPPLYEVYKVTLSADPIKVQMIM